One genomic region from Actinocatenispora thailandica encodes:
- a CDS encoding lactonase family protein, whose protein sequence is MTDRLIFIGCYTPDSSGGGRGTGIAVYRQDPGSGALTVAGETVTAPGPSFLAAHPTGRYLYAVAERPDGAVRGYAVDGAGLTPLGAEQPTGGSDPCHLSVDPTGRWLVTANYTSGSVSVHPIEPDGSLGERTDLVQHTGSGPNTGRQEGPHAHQARFDPAGRYLLVNDLGTDTVHTYLLRDGRLVQQRAAQLPPGTGPRHLAFAGDDRVYLAAELGSSVTPAGYQPRTGTLSFGSPVPTTTRDRENYPSEITTSPDGRFGYLANRGANTVAVFDLDGATPRLRTEVPTDGDWPRHLVLSGDHLYVANQNSDTVAVFQRDAGTGALRQTGSVAVPSPACVLPALG, encoded by the coding sequence ATGACCGACCGGCTGATCTTCATCGGCTGCTACACACCGGATTCCAGCGGCGGCGGGCGCGGCACCGGCATCGCGGTGTACCGGCAGGACCCCGGCAGCGGCGCGCTGACGGTGGCCGGCGAGACCGTCACCGCGCCCGGGCCGTCGTTCCTCGCCGCCCACCCGACCGGTCGGTACCTGTACGCGGTGGCCGAGCGGCCGGACGGCGCGGTGCGCGGCTACGCCGTCGACGGCGCCGGTCTCACCCCGCTCGGCGCCGAGCAGCCGACCGGCGGCAGCGACCCCTGCCATCTCAGCGTCGACCCGACCGGCCGCTGGCTGGTGACCGCCAACTACACCTCCGGTTCGGTGTCGGTGCACCCGATCGAACCGGACGGCAGCCTCGGTGAGCGCACCGACCTGGTGCAGCACACCGGATCCGGACCGAACACCGGCCGGCAGGAGGGGCCGCACGCGCACCAGGCCCGGTTCGATCCGGCCGGCCGCTACCTGCTGGTGAACGACCTGGGCACCGACACCGTGCACACCTACCTGCTGCGCGACGGACGGCTGGTGCAGCAGCGGGCGGCGCAGCTGCCGCCGGGAACCGGGCCGCGGCACCTGGCGTTCGCCGGCGACGACCGGGTGTACCTGGCCGCCGAGCTCGGGTCGAGCGTCACGCCGGCCGGCTACCAGCCGCGGACCGGCACGCTGAGCTTCGGCTCGCCGGTGCCGACCACCACCCGCGACCGGGAGAACTACCCCAGCGAGATCACGACCAGCCCGGACGGCCGGTTCGGCTACCTGGCGAACCGCGGTGCGAACACGGTCGCGGTGTTCGACCTGGACGGTGCGACGCCGCGGCTGCGCACCGAGGTACCGACGGACGGCGACTGGCCACGACACCTGGTGCTGTCCGGCGACCACCTCTACGTGGCGAACCAGAACTCCGACACCGTCGCGGTCTTCCAGCGGGACGCCGGCACCGGCGCGCTGCGCCAGACCGGCTCGGTGGCGGTACCGAGCCCGGCCTGCGTGCTGCCGGCCCTGGGCTGA
- a CDS encoding DUF1707 SHOCT-like domain-containing protein translates to MTNEDGTSGEGPRPTAVRIGDAERESAVQALGEHMKAGRLQVDEYSERSGRAAEARTADELTSLFTDLPAPHPTLPDAGAGAAVRPVPAGGDLDQHRPPGTPAQRAAGALIGVSWIGAVVLMVTTGFGWWMFAIPIALSVVFGSIWGKGWQRELNGRDDRRDWPHDRRDARQQRRDDRRNRRGHGYYR, encoded by the coding sequence GTGACGAACGAAGACGGGACGTCAGGGGAGGGCCCCCGTCCGACGGCGGTCCGGATCGGTGACGCCGAGCGTGAGTCGGCGGTGCAGGCGCTCGGCGAGCACATGAAGGCCGGCCGGCTCCAGGTCGACGAGTACAGCGAACGGTCCGGCAGGGCGGCCGAGGCGCGCACCGCCGACGAGCTGACCAGCCTTTTCACCGATCTTCCGGCGCCACATCCGACGCTGCCGGACGCCGGCGCCGGCGCGGCGGTCCGGCCGGTCCCGGCCGGCGGTGACCTCGACCAGCATCGCCCGCCGGGCACCCCCGCGCAGCGGGCGGCCGGTGCGCTGATCGGCGTGTCCTGGATCGGTGCGGTGGTGCTGATGGTGACCACCGGGTTCGGCTGGTGGATGTTCGCGATCCCGATCGCGCTGTCCGTGGTGTTCGGTTCGATCTGGGGCAAGGGCTGGCAGCGCGAGCTGAACGGGCGGGACGATCGCCGCGACTGGCCGCACGATCGCCGCGATGCGCGGCAGCAGCGCCGGGACGATCGGCGCAACCGCCGCGGCCACGGCTACTACCGCTGA
- a CDS encoding sensor histidine kinase produces MRSARDGGSLTDPVVPPTRPTSGPPVRPHGFVRTLLRGGVAVVAMGATPVDGAADPTPQPAWRRVTMLLGADAAPGGPDALMHRSGRYLLIAPAVFRTLALPVPVGVLVARFGATTLGPVLPLAILLAVANIAVIALVLARPVLTERGLRIGLVVDLGVAVAVNVLAAPSVPGDLESAYHDVFWGYLIGTVALWSAARGVQAAVAALVLSVPTQLAMVWLSPAGPGELSLGGAIGRFGALVLTVVLTVLVLALVGMGIRLAMLIGMRAGRQAERARMLRGMHDTVLQALEAMALSAGLDHAEPASALAELRATARSQAGLLRRTLDELTNHSDRRLTDDLAEVVGEAVAGGLPVELVVAHIDDAGLPVDRREAMRDAVREALRNTRKHAGRCDAVVRVDEAGEGIRVVVRDHGRGFVVDADTLGFGLAESVRARLAEVGGRAEIESRPSRGTRITLWVPR; encoded by the coding sequence GTGCGGTCGGCGCGGGACGGCGGTTCGCTGACCGACCCCGTCGTGCCCCCGACCCGGCCGACGAGCGGCCCACCGGTCCGCCCGCACGGATTCGTCCGCACCCTGCTTCGCGGCGGCGTCGCCGTGGTCGCGATGGGCGCCACCCCGGTCGACGGCGCCGCCGATCCGACCCCGCAGCCGGCCTGGCGGCGGGTGACGATGCTGCTCGGTGCCGACGCCGCGCCCGGCGGGCCGGACGCGCTGATGCACCGCTCCGGGCGGTACCTGCTGATCGCACCGGCGGTGTTTCGCACCCTGGCGCTGCCGGTACCGGTGGGCGTGCTCGTCGCGCGGTTCGGGGCCACCACGCTCGGGCCGGTGCTGCCGCTCGCGATCCTGCTCGCGGTCGCCAACATCGCGGTGATCGCGCTGGTGCTGGCCCGTCCGGTACTGACCGAGCGGGGCCTGCGGATCGGCCTGGTCGTCGACCTCGGGGTGGCGGTGGCCGTCAACGTCCTCGCCGCGCCGAGCGTGCCGGGCGACCTGGAGTCGGCGTACCACGACGTGTTCTGGGGGTACCTGATCGGTACGGTCGCGCTGTGGTCGGCGGCGCGCGGCGTGCAGGCGGCGGTCGCCGCGCTGGTGCTGTCGGTGCCGACCCAGCTCGCGATGGTGTGGCTCAGCCCGGCCGGACCCGGCGAACTGTCGCTCGGCGGCGCGATCGGCCGGTTCGGCGCACTGGTGCTCACGGTGGTGCTCACCGTCCTGGTCCTGGCGCTGGTCGGGATGGGCATCCGGTTGGCGATGCTGATCGGCATGCGCGCCGGACGTCAGGCCGAACGGGCCAGGATGCTGCGCGGCATGCACGACACCGTGTTGCAGGCGCTGGAGGCGATGGCGCTCAGTGCCGGGCTCGACCACGCCGAGCCGGCGAGCGCGCTGGCCGAGCTGCGGGCGACCGCCCGCAGCCAGGCCGGGTTGCTGCGCCGCACCCTCGACGAGCTGACCAACCACAGCGACCGGCGGCTCACCGACGACCTGGCCGAGGTGGTCGGCGAGGCGGTCGCGGGTGGCCTGCCGGTGGAGCTGGTCGTCGCGCACATCGACGACGCCGGGTTGCCGGTCGACCGGCGCGAGGCGATGCGTGACGCGGTCCGGGAAGCGTTGCGCAACACCAGGAAGCACGCCGGGCGCTGCGACGCGGTGGTCCGGGTGGACGAGGCCGGGGAGGGCATCCGGGTGGTGGTGCGCGACCATGGCCGGGGCTTCGTGGTGGACGCCGACACCCTCGGGTTCGGCCTGGCCGAATCGGTCCGGGCCCGGCTGGCCGAGGTCGGCGGCCGGGCCGAGATCGAGTCCCGCCCGTCCCGCGGTACCCGGATCACCCTGTGGGTGCCGCGGTGA
- a CDS encoding S8 family serine peptidase, with product MSMRWTGLAVAVTLLVGATLAIPVRASAAPGCAAPTGVYADAAPWPQGLFGPKRIWRLSTGAGQLVAVVGTGVDAANRQLSGRLADAKAVAGMSDPRHDCDGRGTLAAGMIAARPDAHTTFVGLAPGARLLSVKYTQTTSGGDSEPDPDGLAAAIKAAVAAHASVICVAVPAAHGSGALTDALRDAADADAVVVAPARIGSSDHPVGRSYPTSSPGVLGVAVAGRDGAAASTEDGDYLDVAAPGAGVVGLAAGTGGALGHKWPATDPAAAAGYAAGAAALLRAYQPKLTAAQVVDRITRTATDSGAARDPRLGAGMIDPAAAVGAPLPAHRSSPSPGPTAIPAAVAAVPPSEPYRDLVLVSGLGAPGAALLLLLAVRTVRRGRRRRWRPARQT from the coding sequence ATGTCGATGCGGTGGACGGGGCTGGCGGTCGCGGTGACGCTGCTGGTCGGTGCGACACTCGCCATCCCGGTACGGGCGAGCGCGGCGCCCGGCTGCGCCGCACCCACCGGGGTGTACGCAGACGCCGCGCCGTGGCCGCAGGGCCTGTTCGGGCCGAAGCGGATCTGGCGGCTGTCCACCGGCGCCGGTCAGCTGGTCGCGGTGGTGGGTACCGGGGTCGACGCGGCCAACCGGCAGCTGTCCGGCCGGCTGGCGGACGCCAAGGCGGTGGCCGGGATGAGCGATCCGCGGCACGACTGCGACGGCCGCGGCACGCTCGCCGCCGGGATGATCGCGGCCCGGCCGGACGCGCACACCACGTTCGTCGGACTGGCTCCGGGCGCGCGGCTGCTGTCGGTCAAGTACACCCAGACGACCAGCGGCGGCGACAGCGAACCGGACCCGGACGGCCTCGCGGCGGCGATCAAGGCGGCGGTGGCCGCGCACGCGTCGGTGATCTGCGTGGCGGTACCGGCGGCGCACGGCAGCGGCGCGCTGACCGACGCGCTGCGCGACGCCGCGGACGCCGACGCGGTGGTGGTGGCACCGGCCCGGATCGGTTCGTCCGATCACCCGGTCGGCCGGTCGTACCCGACGTCCTCGCCCGGGGTGCTCGGCGTCGCCGTCGCGGGCCGGGACGGTGCGGCAGCGTCCACGGAGGACGGCGACTATCTGGACGTGGCGGCGCCGGGTGCCGGCGTGGTCGGCCTCGCCGCCGGTACCGGCGGGGCGCTCGGGCACAAGTGGCCGGCCACCGATCCGGCCGCGGCGGCCGGCTACGCGGCGGGCGCGGCGGCGCTGCTCCGGGCCTACCAGCCGAAGTTGACGGCGGCTCAGGTGGTGGACCGGATCACCCGTACCGCAACGGATTCCGGGGCCGCGCGGGACCCGCGGCTCGGTGCCGGGATGATCGACCCGGCCGCCGCGGTCGGCGCCCCGCTGCCGGCGCACCGGTCGTCGCCGTCGCCCGGCCCGACCGCCATCCCGGCGGCGGTGGCCGCGGTACCGCCGTCCGAGCCGTACCGCGACCTGGTGCTGGTGTCGGGACTCGGTGCGCCGGGCGCCGCGCTGCTCCTGCTGCTCGCGGTACGCACGGTGCGTCGCGGCCGGCGCCGCCGCTGGCGCCCGGCCCGCCAGACCTGA
- a CDS encoding bifunctional polysaccharide deacetylase/glycosyltransferase family 2 protein, whose product MGRHANLPAPRAHWVLLSLFLVVLFGLLSVDGYVSHRQGAAGTGPASPSSRPAPAAARHAGPVLRLDGGRVTSRRVPARTVALTFDDGPDPVWTPRILAVLARHHATATFFVVGSRANAHPELVRRILAGGNEVGSHTFTHVDLGRAGRWRQTSELRLTGTALAGAAGVRTRLFRPPYSSTPAALDATEYAAARRAAAEGYLVCLADRDTDDWQRPGVDHIVSAATPAGHDGAVVLLHDGGGNRAQTVAAVDRLLTRLSERGYRFSTLSAALGLPGNTPATRGERIQGDVLAATQRAAHAVAGWLTWILTAAGVLTCVRLLVQLVCARRHRRRVRRRARTRRAPIWPTVTVVVPAYNEAANIAASVRSLVDTSYPRVEVVVVDDGSTDGTAGIVADLGLPGVRVLRQRNAGKPAALNTGIRVARGEVLVLVDGDTVFERHTIARLVQPLADPRVGAVSGNTKVANRTGLLGRWQHLEYVMGFNLDRRMYEMAECMPTVPGAIGAFRRDALMEVGGLSGETLAEDTDLTMALCRAGWRVVYEESARAWTEVPSSLRQLWRQRYRWCYGTFQSMWKHRRAVFERGQAGRLGRRALPYLLLFQLVLPLLAPSVDLLACYALVFLDPVRVGAVWLGFLLAQGLAAGYALRLDRESLRPLWTLPLQQLVYRQLLYLVVLQSAAMAVAGARLRWQRMHRTGAVSAGVPVGS is encoded by the coding sequence ATGGGCCGGCATGCCAACCTGCCGGCACCGCGCGCGCACTGGGTGTTGCTGAGCCTGTTCCTCGTCGTGTTGTTCGGTCTGCTGTCCGTCGACGGGTACGTCAGTCACCGACAGGGCGCGGCCGGCACCGGCCCGGCGTCGCCGTCGTCCCGCCCGGCCCCGGCCGCGGCGCGGCACGCCGGGCCGGTACTGCGCCTCGACGGCGGCCGGGTGACCAGCCGTCGGGTGCCCGCCCGTACCGTGGCGTTGACCTTCGACGACGGTCCGGACCCGGTGTGGACGCCGAGGATCCTGGCGGTGCTCGCCCGGCACCACGCGACCGCCACGTTCTTCGTCGTCGGCTCCCGCGCCAACGCCCATCCCGAGCTGGTGCGACGCATCCTGGCCGGCGGCAACGAGGTCGGCTCGCACACGTTCACCCACGTCGACCTGGGCCGGGCCGGGCGCTGGCGGCAGACCAGCGAACTGCGGCTGACCGGCACCGCACTGGCCGGGGCGGCCGGCGTCCGGACCCGGCTGTTCCGGCCGCCCTACTCGTCCACGCCGGCCGCGCTGGACGCCACCGAGTACGCGGCAGCCCGGCGAGCCGCCGCCGAGGGGTACCTGGTGTGCCTGGCCGACCGGGACACCGACGACTGGCAGCGCCCGGGCGTCGACCACATCGTCTCGGCCGCGACGCCCGCCGGGCACGACGGAGCGGTCGTGTTGCTGCACGACGGTGGCGGGAACCGGGCACAGACCGTGGCCGCCGTGGACCGGTTGCTGACCCGCCTGTCCGAGCGCGGCTACCGGTTCAGCACGCTGTCCGCCGCACTCGGGTTGCCCGGCAACACCCCGGCCACCCGCGGCGAACGGATCCAGGGCGACGTCCTCGCCGCCACCCAGCGCGCGGCGCACGCGGTCGCCGGCTGGCTGACCTGGATCCTGACCGCGGCCGGGGTGCTGACCTGCGTACGGCTGCTGGTCCAGCTGGTGTGCGCGCGACGGCATCGCCGTCGGGTCCGGCGACGAGCCAGGACCCGGCGGGCGCCGATCTGGCCAACCGTGACCGTGGTGGTCCCGGCCTACAACGAGGCGGCGAACATCGCCGCCAGCGTGCGGTCGCTGGTCGACACCTCGTACCCGCGGGTGGAGGTGGTCGTCGTCGACGACGGGTCGACCGACGGTACCGCCGGGATCGTCGCGGACCTCGGACTGCCCGGGGTGCGGGTACTGCGGCAGCGCAACGCCGGCAAGCCGGCCGCGCTGAACACCGGGATCCGGGTCGCCCGCGGCGAGGTGCTGGTGCTCGTGGACGGCGACACGGTGTTCGAGCGGCACACGATCGCGCGGCTGGTGCAACCGCTGGCGGATCCACGGGTGGGCGCCGTCAGCGGCAACACGAAGGTGGCGAACCGGACGGGGCTGCTCGGCCGGTGGCAGCACCTGGAGTACGTGATGGGGTTCAACCTCGACCGGCGGATGTACGAGATGGCCGAGTGCATGCCGACCGTGCCCGGCGCGATCGGTGCGTTCCGTCGCGACGCGTTGATGGAGGTCGGCGGGTTGAGCGGCGAGACCCTCGCCGAGGACACCGACCTGACGATGGCGCTGTGCCGGGCCGGCTGGCGGGTGGTGTACGAGGAGTCGGCGCGCGCGTGGACCGAGGTGCCGTCGTCGCTGCGCCAGCTGTGGCGCCAGCGGTACCGCTGGTGCTACGGCACGTTCCAGTCGATGTGGAAGCATCGCCGGGCCGTGTTCGAGCGCGGCCAGGCCGGCCGGCTGGGGCGCCGCGCACTGCCGTACCTCCTGCTGTTCCAGCTGGTGCTGCCGCTGCTCGCGCCGTCGGTCGACCTGCTCGCCTGCTACGCCCTGGTGTTCCTGGACCCGGTCCGGGTCGGTGCGGTGTGGCTCGGGTTCCTGCTCGCGCAGGGCCTGGCGGCCGGGTACGCGCTGCGGCTGGACCGCGAGTCGCTGCGCCCGCTGTGGACGCTGCCGCTGCAGCAGCTGGTGTACCGGCAGTTGCTGTACCTCGTGGTGCTGCAGTCGGCGGCGATGGCGGTGGCCGGGGCCCGGCTGCGCTGGCAGCGGATGCATCGGACCGGTGCGGTGTCGGCCGGCGTACCGGTCGGGTCCTGA
- a CDS encoding alpha/beta hydrolase produces the protein MNSVALPTGTRTGTPAPASTGAATGSAIRASAAGAFFARPGALARAAGTLADRAGTLATMDAEVAATALPAGAFGGVPESAALQQRYATAVAAVRDQLRSGGQGLTALADGLRGSASGYRTADADAASGYRSLLAGESSGSASFDQLIAANRGKVATALANEQGTLASLRAAQQARSRESFFQRLFDGGHDLGDEIDSAQRRVDLYQSILDDNRKILDFDPSGNGRIVELVGDLDAGTHDVGVLVPGTFANLDNYDGLYERAKSFVDADPTGGLAMVTWQNGDFPPSLPDAASASYSQALAPRLADFSHQLRSAIDSSPAAGNDVQVTVAGHSYGGAVVGLAEHDGLDADRVLSIESAGMGHDVWGPADLHDTQPTVQHYSMTAPGDPIGYVQGVQVGSLGHGADPDTFPGTVDLATGNYPDGTELHGVSAHSDVFTYHSDAWWNMYGVFTGGAISTVAP, from the coding sequence GTGAACAGCGTGGCGCTGCCGACCGGCACCCGGACCGGCACGCCAGCACCGGCGTCCACCGGGGCGGCCACCGGCAGCGCGATCCGGGCCTCGGCCGCCGGGGCGTTCTTCGCCCGCCCGGGAGCCCTGGCCCGCGCCGCCGGGACGCTCGCCGACCGGGCCGGCACGCTGGCCACGATGGACGCCGAGGTCGCCGCCACCGCGCTGCCGGCCGGCGCGTTCGGCGGGGTGCCGGAGTCCGCGGCCCTGCAGCAGCGCTACGCCACGGCCGTGGCGGCGGTTCGCGACCAGCTCCGGTCGGGCGGGCAGGGACTCACCGCGCTGGCCGACGGGCTGCGCGGCAGCGCCAGCGGGTACCGCACCGCCGACGCCGACGCGGCCTCCGGCTACCGGTCGCTGCTCGCCGGCGAGAGTTCCGGCAGCGCGTCGTTCGACCAGCTGATCGCGGCGAACCGGGGCAAGGTCGCGACCGCCCTCGCCAACGAGCAGGGCACGCTCGCCTCGCTGCGGGCCGCGCAGCAGGCCCGCTCGCGGGAGTCGTTCTTCCAGCGGCTGTTCGACGGCGGCCACGACCTCGGCGACGAGATCGACAGCGCCCAGCGACGGGTGGACCTCTACCAGTCGATCCTCGACGACAACCGCAAGATCCTCGACTTCGACCCGAGCGGCAACGGCCGGATCGTCGAGCTGGTCGGCGACCTCGACGCCGGTACCCACGACGTCGGGGTGCTGGTGCCCGGCACGTTCGCCAACCTGGACAACTACGACGGGCTGTACGAGCGGGCGAAGTCGTTCGTGGACGCCGATCCGACCGGCGGCCTGGCGATGGTCACCTGGCAGAACGGCGACTTCCCGCCGAGCCTGCCGGACGCCGCGTCGGCCAGCTACTCGCAGGCCCTGGCGCCACGGCTGGCGGACTTCTCCCACCAGCTGCGCTCGGCGATCGACTCGTCCCCGGCCGCCGGCAACGACGTGCAGGTCACCGTCGCCGGCCACTCGTACGGCGGGGCCGTGGTCGGCCTGGCCGAGCACGACGGGCTGGACGCCGACCGGGTGCTGTCGATCGAGTCGGCCGGGATGGGCCACGACGTGTGGGGCCCGGCCGACCTGCACGACACCCAGCCGACCGTGCAGCACTACTCGATGACCGCGCCCGGTGACCCGATCGGGTACGTGCAGGGGGTGCAGGTCGGCAGCCTCGGCCACGGCGCCGATCCGGACACCTTCCCCGGCACGGTCGACCTCGCCACCGGCAACTACCCCGACGGCACCGAGCTGCACGGGGTGTCCGCGCACTCGGACGTGTTCACCTACCACTCCGACGCCTGGTGGAACATGTACGGCGTGTTCACCGGCGGCGCCATCAGCACGGTGGCCCCGTGA
- a CDS encoding WXG100 family type VII secretion target: MTDFSKFSHPQLIAMLYAGDPQTVRAASGTWDSTGGTLHDRANDLEKQLRSFSDKWSGGAAQQYHTMIKDLANGIRKVAGTAYDVRDLTVSAAEAQEKARKAMPRAQSVPDLSASTVQLASTPLSADPGLSPQVQQQLAERQSAAIKAVKEHQQAAAAADEAHQQAVLVMTTLAGHYTAAEQSMPVTPDAAPAPSVPQDTTTTTTTTLPALNPALEPVSAGGTVSTALPVIAGVGAVAATSPLFGRMFTAGLAAASAATAGRFGGVLPKLPGFMKRNGDKTRKKAAGTTGTGGAGTGGLGGGGGIGGGGAGGAGDSAAAAASPSLASEGVAGAAAAGVGAGAAAAGGAATKGMGMMPMMPMGAGMGAGDMGAGRRIPPWLVETENVWGETTMVAPSVIGEDSV; encoded by the coding sequence ATGACCGACTTCAGCAAGTTCAGTCACCCGCAGCTCATCGCCATGCTGTACGCCGGGGACCCGCAGACGGTGCGCGCGGCGAGCGGCACCTGGGACTCCACCGGTGGCACCCTGCACGACCGGGCCAACGACCTGGAGAAGCAGCTGCGGTCGTTCTCCGACAAGTGGTCCGGCGGCGCGGCGCAGCAGTACCACACGATGATCAAGGACCTGGCCAACGGCATCCGCAAGGTCGCCGGCACCGCGTACGACGTGCGCGACCTGACGGTGTCCGCGGCCGAGGCGCAGGAGAAGGCGCGCAAGGCGATGCCGCGGGCACAGTCGGTGCCGGACCTGTCCGCGAGCACCGTGCAGCTCGCCAGCACCCCGCTGTCCGCCGACCCGGGCCTGTCCCCGCAGGTACAGCAGCAGCTGGCGGAACGCCAGAGCGCCGCGATCAAGGCGGTCAAGGAGCACCAGCAGGCGGCCGCCGCCGCGGACGAGGCCCACCAGCAGGCGGTCCTGGTGATGACCACGCTCGCCGGCCACTACACGGCCGCCGAGCAGTCCATGCCGGTCACGCCGGACGCCGCGCCCGCCCCGTCGGTACCGCAGGACACCACGACGACCACGACGACCACGCTGCCGGCCCTCAACCCGGCGCTGGAACCGGTCTCCGCCGGCGGTACCGTCTCGACCGCGCTGCCGGTGATCGCCGGCGTCGGCGCGGTCGCCGCGACGAGCCCGCTGTTCGGCCGGATGTTCACCGCGGGCCTGGCCGCCGCGTCGGCAGCCACCGCCGGCCGGTTCGGCGGCGTGCTGCCGAAGCTGCCCGGGTTCATGAAGCGCAACGGCGACAAGACCAGGAAGAAGGCCGCGGGTACCACCGGCACCGGCGGTGCGGGTACCGGTGGTCTCGGCGGCGGCGGCGGCATCGGTGGCGGCGGTGCCGGCGGTGCCGGCGACTCGGCCGCCGCGGCGGCCAGCCCGTCGCTCGCCTCCGAGGGTGTTGCCGGCGCCGCCGCGGCGGGTGTCGGTGCGGGTGCCGCCGCCGCCGGTGGCGCCGCCACCAAGGGCATGGGCATGATGCCGATGATGCCGATGGGTGCCGGGATGGGTGCCGGCGACATGGGCGCCGGGCGGCGCATCCCGCCGTGGCTGGTCGAAACCGAGAACGTCTGGGGCGAGACGACCATGGTCGCCCCGTCCGTGATCGGTGAGGACTCGGTGTGA
- a CDS encoding WXG100 family type VII secretion target, with translation MSAEVINVEFGALRSSADALFAKAKALDNYMDQLHQHLAPVKQTWYASGSSAGQAAEQSETRLRAAIADIVGVIGQFSGKVNEAHDLQLALENKNAGYFN, from the coding sequence ATGTCGGCCGAAGTCATCAACGTCGAGTTCGGCGCCCTGCGGTCCAGCGCGGACGCACTGTTCGCCAAGGCCAAGGCGTTGGACAACTACATGGACCAGCTGCACCAGCACCTGGCTCCCGTCAAGCAGACCTGGTACGCGTCGGGCTCCAGCGCCGGCCAGGCCGCCGAGCAGTCCGAGACCCGGCTGCGCGCCGCGATCGCCGACATCGTCGGCGTGATCGGCCAGTTCTCCGGGAAAGTCAACGAGGCGCACGATCTCCAGCTGGCGCTGGAGAACAAGAACGCCGGCTACTTCAACTGA
- a CDS encoding WXG100 family type VII secretion target, with the protein MTKAVQGFDECASGAAKTMAELENDLVNVLSHYAGDQANAFWQLHGKLQEDMKVAARELDNMSQLVNQSFHNYGSGDSTVSDSFRNLNGAVNSGGAVLNRLSGS; encoded by the coding sequence ATGACCAAGGCGGTACAGGGGTTCGACGAGTGCGCGAGCGGCGCGGCCAAGACCATGGCCGAGCTGGAGAACGACCTCGTCAACGTGCTCAGCCACTACGCGGGCGACCAGGCCAACGCGTTCTGGCAGCTGCACGGCAAGCTGCAGGAGGACATGAAGGTCGCCGCGCGCGAGCTGGACAACATGTCGCAGCTGGTGAACCAGAGCTTCCACAACTACGGCAGCGGTGACTCGACGGTCTCCGACTCGTTCCGCAACCTCAACGGTGCGGTCAACTCGGGCGGCGCCGTTCTCAACCGGCTGTCCGGCAGCTGA